GATGGTGCTGGCCGCGACGGCGGGCTTCCACGTGTGGTGGTCACGCCGCCACGGACACGCGCCGCCCCTGAGCGATACCGGTGCCCGGCCGGCCGCCGAGACGCGGCCGGCCGGGCCGTCCGGACAGCCCGGCGCCCCGGTGGCCGCTCCGGCCGGTCCCGGCACGCTGTGGCGGATGCGGACGACGGTGAAGGACGAACCGGGGTCCCTCGCCGCCCTGTGCACGGCGCTCGCCGGGCACCGGGTGGACATCCTCAGCCTCCAGACCCACCCGCTGGCCCACGGCACGGTGGACGAGTTCCTGCTGCGGGCACCGGGCACGCTGACGGCGGCCGGCCTCACCCGGGCGGTCGCGCTGGCCGGGGGCACGTCCACGTGGATCGAGCGGGCCGACGCCCACGACCTGGTCGACGCGCCGACCCGGGTGCTGGGCCTGGCCGCCCGTACCGCGCTGGACGCCTCCGAACTGCCGCTGGCACTGCGGCAGTTGCTGGGCCGGTGCACGATCCGGTCGCTGCCCGCCACGCCGGCCGGCGATGGCCGGGGCCCGCTGCCGGTGCCCGCCGAGGGGGTGCTGGAGGACACCGTGATGCGGCTGCCGGCACCCGAGGGCGGGGTGCTCACCGTGGAGCGGCCGTATCTGCCGTTCACCCCGACGGAGTTCGCGCGCGCCCGGGCGCTGGTGGAGCTGGACGGCCGGCTCGGGCCGCGGATCCCCCGCGGGCAGGATGTGCTGACGCTGCCCGAGGGCGACGACATCACGGTGCGCCGGGTCGACACCGGGGACCTGGCAGCGGCCAGGGCGATGCACGACCGGTGCTCGGCGCGGACGCTGGGGCTGCGCTACCACGGCCCGGTCGGTGACGCGGACCGCTATCTGAACCATCTGCTCAGCCCCCGCTTCGGCCGCACGCTGGCCGCGCAGACCGCCTCCGGCCGGATCGTCGGCCTCGGGCATCTGCTGTGGGACGGCGACGAGACCGAGGTCGCGCTGCTGGTCGAGGACGAGTGGCAGCGGCGGGGCGTCGGCGGCGAACTGCTCGGCCGGCTGGTCGGGATGGCGGCGGAGGCCGGGTGCGCGAGCGTGTACGCCGTGACCAAGGCGTCCAACACCGGCATGATCGCCGCGATGCGCGCCCTCGGCCTGCCCCTGGACTACCAGATCGAGGAGGGCACCCTGGTCATCACGGCCCGCCTGGACGCCCCCGGGCACTCCTCGGCCTCCCCGCTCGACCCCACCGCACACCGCCGCCACACCGACCCGGTCCACCGGGACTGACGGCCGCCGCACCGCCGAGGCAGGCCCCGCGCGATCATCCCCGCGGGGCCTGCCCACCCTCGACGCACCGCCTCCCGCGACGCCTTCGCCCCCCTGCCGTCCGCGCGGAGCGCCCGGATCGGAGCGCCCGGTGCCCGGTCCAGGCCGGGCCCGGCCGGCCCAGGTCGTCGCGCTGCGCTTGCCGCGGCCGTGGACGACCGTCCGGTGCATGCGGCCCGTCGCGCACACGGCCGGCCAACAGCGGCTCACGCACACGGCCTGCCTCCGGCGGCTGGTGCCCAACGAGTTCACGGCACGGCGGGAGGTCGCCCGGGCGGAGCCCCGGCCGGTCTTCCGGCAGTGGGCGTGCGGGCCCCGGCTGCCGCCCGGCCACGCCCAGAGCTGAATACCGACGTACCCGGGTGACGCGGAGATCCCCGGCGTACGAGGATGGGCCGCATGTCCGATACCCAGAACCCGCTGCCCCGTCAGGTCGCCGACGCCTATGTGGACGACCTCATCGCCCTCGACCCGGTCACCGGCACCTTCCTCGGTGTGCGGGAGAGTTCCAGCAGGCTGCCCGATTACTCGCCCGACGGCTGGGACGCGCAGGCGCGGCTGGCCCGGGACACGCTCGCGCGGCTGGACGAGGCGGAGCGGCGGCCCGGCGCCGGCGGTGACGTGGAGCGGCGCTGCGGGCGGCTGCTGCGGGAGCGGCTGACCGCCCAGCTCGCGATGCACGAGGCCGGCGAACACCTGCGTGAGGTCGGCAACATGCACACGCCCGGCCACGCGGTCCGGGAGGCCTTCACCATCACCCCGGTGGAGACGGAGGAGGACTGGGCGGCGATCGCCGAGCGGCTGCGCGCGGTGCCGGAGGCGTTCGCGGGCTACCGCGCCTCCCTCGAACTCGGCCTGGAGCGCAAGCTGTTCGCGGGGCCGCGGCCGACCGCCACGTTCATCGGCCAGCTGACCGAGTGGGCGGACACCGGCGAGGGGCGCGGCTGGTTCGAGGACTTCGCCGCCGCCGGTCCCGACGCCCTGCGCGCGGAGCTGGACGAGGCGGCGCGGGCGGCCACCGGTGCCGTGGTGGAACTGCGGGACTGGCTGCGCCGGGTGTACGCACCGGCCGTCGAGGGCGCCCCGAACGTGGTCGGCCGGGAGCGGTACGCGCGTTCGGCCCGCTACTTCAACGGCACCGACCTGGACCTGGACGAGGCGTACGCCTACGGCTGGGCGGAGTTCCACCGGATCCTCGGCGAGATGCGCGAGGAGGCGGAGAAGATCCTGCCCGGCGCCGAGACGCCGTGGGCGGCGCTCGCGCACCTGGACGAGCACGGGCGGCACATCGAGGGCGTGGACGAGGTCCGCGACTGGCTCCAGGGCCTGATGGACCGGGCGATCGCGGACTTGGACGGCACGCACTTCGAACTGGCCGAGCGGGTGCGCCGGGTGGAGTCGCGGATCGCGCCGCCCGGTGGCGCGGCGGCCCCCTACTACACGTCCCCGTCGGAGGACTTCTCCCGGCCCGGCCGCACCTGGCTGCCCACGATGGGCCTGACCCGCTTCCCGGTCTACGACCTGGTGTCGACCTGGTACCACGAGGGCGTACCCGGTCACCACCTCCAGCTCGCGCAGTGGGCGCACGTGGCGGACAGCCTCTCCCGCTACCAGGCGACGGTGGGCATGGTCAGCGCCAACGTCGAGGGCTGGGCGCTGTACGCGGAGCGGTTGATGGACGAACTGGGCTATCTCGGCGACCCGGAGGAGCGCCTCGGCTATCTGGACGCGCAGATGATGCGCGCGGTGCGGGTGATCATCGACATCGGCATGCACCTGGGGCTCCAGATCCCGGCCGACTCGCCGTTCCACCCAGGCGAGCGCTGGACCCCGGAACTGGCGCAGGAGTTCTTCGGGGCGCACAGCAGCCGCCCGGCGGACTTCGTGGAGAGCGAGCTGACCCGGTATCTGACCATGCCGGGCCAGGCGATCGGCTACAAGCTGGGCGAGCGGGCCTGGCTGCTGGGCCGGGAGCGGGCGCGCGCCCGGCACGGCGCCGCGTTCGACCTGAAGGCCTGGCACATGGCGGCGCTGTCCCAGGGTTCGCTCGGCCTGGACGACCTGGTGGACGAGCTGTCCCGGCTGTGACCGCCCCGGCCGGCACGGCGGCTCCGGGGGCTTACGTCAGCGCCGGAAGCCGCCCTCGGAGTTGACGACCTCGCCGGTGATCCAGCCCGCCTCGTCGGTGGCCAGCCAGGCGATGAGGCGGGCGGGGTCGTCGGGCGCGCCCCAGCGTCCGGCGGGGAACCGCGCGGCCACCGCCGCGTGCGCCTCGCCGGTGGCGTAACCGGTGTCGACCGGGCC
This sequence is a window from Streptomyces rubradiris. Protein-coding genes within it:
- a CDS encoding GNAT family N-acetyltransferase, with the protein product MTPEMPDVTRARHGRPVHHWRRDVVELAALFTAVAIADAVANLIGHGPDGPALLVISAMVLAATAGFHVWWSRRHGHAPPLSDTGARPAAETRPAGPSGQPGAPVAAPAGPGTLWRMRTTVKDEPGSLAALCTALAGHRVDILSLQTHPLAHGTVDEFLLRAPGTLTAAGLTRAVALAGGTSTWIERADAHDLVDAPTRVLGLAARTALDASELPLALRQLLGRCTIRSLPATPAGDGRGPLPVPAEGVLEDTVMRLPAPEGGVLTVERPYLPFTPTEFARARALVELDGRLGPRIPRGQDVLTLPEGDDITVRRVDTGDLAAARAMHDRCSARTLGLRYHGPVGDADRYLNHLLSPRFGRTLAAQTASGRIVGLGHLLWDGDETEVALLVEDEWQRRGVGGELLGRLVGMAAEAGCASVYAVTKASNTGMIAAMRALGLPLDYQIEEGTLVITARLDAPGHSSASPLDPTAHRRHTDPVHRD
- a CDS encoding DUF885 domain-containing protein gives rise to the protein MSDTQNPLPRQVADAYVDDLIALDPVTGTFLGVRESSSRLPDYSPDGWDAQARLARDTLARLDEAERRPGAGGDVERRCGRLLRERLTAQLAMHEAGEHLREVGNMHTPGHAVREAFTITPVETEEDWAAIAERLRAVPEAFAGYRASLELGLERKLFAGPRPTATFIGQLTEWADTGEGRGWFEDFAAAGPDALRAELDEAARAATGAVVELRDWLRRVYAPAVEGAPNVVGRERYARSARYFNGTDLDLDEAYAYGWAEFHRILGEMREEAEKILPGAETPWAALAHLDEHGRHIEGVDEVRDWLQGLMDRAIADLDGTHFELAERVRRVESRIAPPGGAAAPYYTSPSEDFSRPGRTWLPTMGLTRFPVYDLVSTWYHEGVPGHHLQLAQWAHVADSLSRYQATVGMVSANVEGWALYAERLMDELGYLGDPEERLGYLDAQMMRAVRVIIDIGMHLGLQIPADSPFHPGERWTPELAQEFFGAHSSRPADFVESELTRYLTMPGQAIGYKLGERAWLLGRERARARHGAAFDLKAWHMAALSQGSLGLDDLVDELSRL